The Telopea speciosissima isolate NSW1024214 ecotype Mountain lineage unplaced genomic scaffold, Tspe_v1 Tspe_v1.0352, whole genome shotgun sequence region TATCGTGGATAATATTATAGCCTTCATAAAATGTGAAAGTAAACAATTAGGTTCAGACCATAGTTTATAAGCAGTCTTAGACAATAAAGCACGATTATAAAGGGAAGGATCACAAAAACCAAGGCCTCCGTTCTCTTTTGATTCACACAAGCAATCCCAAGATACCCAATAAATTTTTGGGTGTCCATCATTATCTCCTTGGTGGCCAATTttcttatatgttgatgatgagaTACTAGTAATTTAAAATGCATTGAGACATAATTACCCATAAAAGAAACCACATATTTTAATAGCACTTCTTTACTAACATAGAAATAAGAGTTTATACTTCCAACCCTGAACACGCCCTTCAATATTTGTAGAGATATCCTTAAACAAAACAGCCTTTGAGACTCCAAAATCTGTTGGTAATCCCCAAATATTTCATTGGACCATAATCATATGAAATCTTCAAGATTCAAGAAAATCATCTCTTTAACTTTGAATGAGTATATGGAGTCAAGGTCAAAGAGGACTTTCCAAAATTTATAGATTGCCCAAAGACCCTACAATAGAGAGACGGAATATCTTGCAAATGATAAATCTCTTCAACATTTACCTCAAATAATATAAGATTCTTTTCGTTGTGATATGGAGACATGAATTCAACAACTAACTCCTTACATGCGTCCGCCCCCCGGTACATTTTCcctcaaaaactaaaaaaagaataaaaattacaaagatgAAATAGCACACATGAAATGCCCATTTAATTAAATTTGATGATCTATATTTCCTCATAATTTAATTCACATGGCTAACTTGTACTAAACAAATCAAAGATATTAATAATATCTTGGGGAATAGGTATTAGCTAagcttaacttataaaattaaataGACAAAGTTTGTCGGTTTAATACAATATATTatagtttaccaaaaaataaataaaaatacaagatATTATATAACAGATAACTTTTATAAAATATAATCAATAATAAGGTTAGCTTATAATTAATGTCTTTCGTACGTCATGTTACACGAGAATAATCTTCTATCTATTATTATAAAATTTCTCAATACTTAAAAaacatataacaaaaaaaaaaatttagtaagGTTTTGGAGCTTTGTGACATTGACTTCAAACAACTTAACTTGTTAAAAAGAAACTGATATCATCATATATACATGGCACATGGACTCTAAATACTAGAGGACAAGGGTTCCGCGGTTTCAAATTTAAAACTATTGGATTGTTTACAATTTTATCAAAATATATCTGAAACTTATTGTATTTGCAGTTGAAGACAGAGAGTACCATCCATTGGGGTTTGGACGAAGTCAATGATGCAATCTGCGAATAGAGATGGATGGGCTTGTGAAATAAACTATGTGTAAGGGTGTGGCCAGTTGGCCTCACTCAACTATTTATGGCAAAGAATATTGACCAAGATAATTGGGAGGGGATTTTGGAATCAACCCCTAAATCAAGGATTGAGTGGAGGTGATTGAAGGTTACTTTAAGTAataaagtcattttttttttccaataaatgGGTAGTAATAAAtaaggggtgcaagtttggccctgtgtCGGCCCAAACccccctggcccgccctgagtctgaatagggtctgggctgagatatttggccctaagtcagagtcgggttgggccaggattgaggcctcaggctaagtCTGGTCCGACCCGGTccaaccctgttttaagttatactgtaaaatatatattgatataatatatatatatattataaactttaaacatcacccacattttgttatataatatattatatatgaagataataagtgatataatacattttactatagtgttattttacataaaattgatAAATTTCTTTCCGGTCCATTTCAGCCCAgacatttctttccccctccccatgattagggtcaatcagggtcaacccggcccgaccctgagggtgggtcaagttggatttttcaagcccTGAGTCAGAGTCGAGTCGGGCCTAgacctagctaaggggactcaagaTTGGGCTaaggttctataaagcccggcccaacccaaccctattgcagccctagatAGTAATTTCAAGGGAAAAGTTACAGGTTATTGATCCTCCAATCTCTTTCACCGGAGCCCAAAAACCCCTGGCTTAGTCTTcttgtctttcttctttctccttcagtTTCTCTATCTTGCAGGTACACGACCCTCCAAGGATTCAAGCACTTCAGTATGGACATATTTAgcccatcatcttcttcttcttcttcttgttttttttttttttttaaaattatgacAAGGGAATTGTGGATGCGATTAGTAGGATTGTCAAAGGTAATTGGGATTTAAACGGATTAATTAATTGACTAGTTGGAACATAAATAATATTCTTAAACGGGTCATAAATGGTCCTTAAACGGGTTATACTTGAACCAAATAGACTTAAACGGGTTAATCAGGTTATAAACAATCGGTTTATCGGTCACTCCGAATCAGGTGATCATTGACCCACTACCTTGCACTTGGACCACCCAATTATTAATCGATTGATACTTCAACCCGACACGTTTAAGTAATGGATCAGACCAATCTTGTGCTTCAAACGAAGATGGTGATTCAAGATTTGAGTTTACTCCTTCGTGGTATGTAAAGAAACAGTACTTACTAATCATGGGTAATGAATCATGATAAACCTAATGAGTATTTATGACATAACAAATTAAGTTTGTGTCACTACTTGCCACAATAGCAAAATATGGATGGGTTCATGTGATAGAGAATTTTACCCGAATTTCACTGATAAAGTTTCAGTCCAATAAAAGATTTATATTAAAAGTGTATGCAGagtgagaataaaaaaatatcattactaTGAAATTGGATCATTGTAAGAAACTTTGAAGTTAATTGccagattttcttttttctttaattctatcAGTTTGATCTACCCCAGGAAGAGGGATGGGAGTCAAATGAGTGACTTCAGACTCAAAGAAGGCCCCTATTTGATCTCTTTGTGGGTTCCATTCAACAATGACCAGATCGATTAGTACATGACAATTGTTTCATTCAGACAATCTAAAATTAATCATAGTTTGGAAATCAGGTTTTTTTATTCGAAtcgtcttttaaaaaaatctggTGACTCAGTCTTGTCAAATCGAGTCAAGGTGAGTcatgttttttaataaaataaatatatataaattaggaaaaaatcagaaaaatatggaaaaatcagaaaaatatatGAAGATATGAGAAAACCATAAAATAAGAGAAGGGAGTAGAgaagttgagggtttcttattgttttagaatacggatttactattttactcaactcagtttctaagtAATCTGTCTTTAtggtttttttaaaaacgaCTAAACTGATTGAGTTTGTCAACACTTGGGTAAGAATatcgagtcttatttgactcggacaaTTTATGACCCGGTCTCATCATTTTTACTTTGACCTAGTCTTCACAACTTTTGACCAGGTTTTCCAAGATTTTGACTAGACTCGGGTGACTCGCTCCGCCCTAGTCAAACCCGGTTTTGCAACTATGAAAttaatatgatttatattattggaatataaaattttaaataaatgatATGGGAgttttaataataataacaatatatTTAGCTGATTCAGATCGGAATTGACTATGATCGATGCAGCCAATTCTAATCACTTTCTGTTCGATTCTGACCGATTTGATTCCTGATTCCGTGTTttgaaatgttacaaataaCTCTAGATTATCTACATGTCTTAAGAACCAAAGTTGTTTATGGGGGCTAGAGttcaaaaaaactccaaaaattggaatcaaatcgGTTGAGTCGACCGATTCGGATCGAAATCAACATCTCATATTTCTTATTTGTTGTGTATTTCATCATCCCATTCATATTTTTGGAAGGTATACATTTctacttttttctttattttttgggcataATGTAAATCATTAAAGTGATTGGTTTTAGTGTAAATCAcagtttttcccttttctaattACTTACAAGAATAGTATGTTATGATTAATGCATTTCAAGTTAGACTTGCATGTTGGTATATGACATATAAGAGAATATTTGGAACAGAGCAACTAACAGAAAGACCGATTTAACTGAGTGAAATCGGGTTTTAATACCTTTCCACTCTCGTAATCTGACCACTAACCTAGACTCTCTGGTCAGATCATGTGGAATCAAATGTAGCCCTTTCTACCCATCATGGACCAGGCTACCTTCATTGAATCCTAGGCCTAAagcctaggtggtgactcctttttgtttgatATTCATGTGGACTAATCTCAaacatcctcccccccccccccccccctcccattTAAACAAGGGTAAACATATGTTATGGACCCATTCAACTCCATCACCCTCGTCGCCAGGGGACCATGGGATTCTTTGGACCCACCCATAAGGTAGAGAAACCCGCATCCAGAGGCCGTGGTACCCACAATACTCAGATAAGttcatgattaaaaaataaaaaaataaaaaaataaaacagaagttTCAGATACTCACAAGAAAGTAGAGTTCTTATGATTTCTAGAGAGTCATGGTTATGATGTAGGGACAAATGATTGGGAATCTGTATGGAATTGCAAGGAGTGTTGATACAGATCGATAGAGTTGTTGGAACTTAGACAAGAGATACAGGTGGATGGTAGAAACTACAGATGGTTCAACCGATGAACAAGTACACATCGGGAAAGAAGCAGATTCTTTTGCTTCGGATTTAGCAAGTGGAAGTGTTGAAGTGGGTTGCAACAATAGGATAGGTGGACCATGTCATATCGTGCGGCAGTGGTGAGTTGTATGGAACACCCTAAGTCGGGTGTGTGGGCCATGTTAGTTTGGGTATGGCGCAGACAAGTAAGGACACCCTAGAAAAGGTGTGGGCCATGCTAGTTTGTGTCGACGGATAGGCAGAGACAATGGTGGAGCTTGTAAAATTGACAACACCATTGGTCTTCGTCAGGGTAACTTATAGAATCCAATCCAAGCCAAGGTGGAAATTGTTGGGGTTGGGTGTGTCATGTATTCTACGGGTCCACATAATTAGTATTGGTCTATACTATTAATTGGGTCATGTTTTGGTTCAATTACATGTACATGAGTAGAATTATAATTGCacggggattagggtttttggatTCTCTATATATTGTCTATATAGGTAAAACCTAAATACAAGCACAAGGGGATTACTTTATGAGGTGGAGAATGATGTAGAGAATTTTTCAGGTTTAATGAAAAATCTCTGGTTCTCTTGGGTAGATATAGGCATTCGTACTAAAGCACATTCAATTCATCATGTTGTATGATTGTTTGCTAGGTTTCTTCCTCGTGGTTGCGCATTAACCTTCaatactttgtaacaaaatcaTAGATTTAGAACAAATTTCtagagtttaaaaaaaattaaaaatgaagtcaactaaaaacttaattaaatataaaattggaAAACTTAGACTGGATAGAAGAAAACCACATTCTACTACGACATAAAcgaaaaagattaaaaaaaaaaaaaaaacaaagatttcaATGAATGgattcaaaaagaaaatagaatagaTAAGGATAGATATAAAGAGAATCACATCTGTTCacaatgaataaataaagaccttttttttttccctctttgtgCTGGGTTCATCTCTACGATTTCAGATGAGTATAGGCACTTTATCGCTGTTTTGATATGATTGCTTAAGATAGAAATGATAAATTTACCCTTGGTTTAAATTAAATCCATTTATATATGCACATTGTTCATTAGCAGTTTGTGCATAAATAGGTGTACATGATTTCTAGTTTAGAAataccccttctttttttttgggggggggtggggtcaGGGTGGGGTAGATTCCTAAACTAAATGAGGCACATGAGGTCTCTCAAACTCCAAATCTCCTGGGCGGCACTGACTTCAACCCTCAACTCTATTTATATTGATTTCTAATGACAAGAAATTAGAGGTTGAAACCATATAAATTAATCATGCAGAAATAGAAATATAATCAAAGAAACAACTGATATACATataatgaatttttatcttctcacgTGCGGTGCACTATCcaatgcacctttaaagtgcatcagATGGTGCATATCACTTGtgtattatatttttaatttcccAAATACAAAGGCCACTGTCGAATGTACTTTAAAGGTGCACCgggcagtgcaccacacttgagagaaTGAAAATCCTACATCTCATACCAAAAACAGCCTTAGACTAGTGTAGTACAGAGCCGTTAGTAAGACTAGAGGCCCCTAGTTGGTCAAGTAGCCGGCTCAAGTTTTCATAAGATGAACCATCCTCCTGAACCGCCTTCCGGGCCACTCGGCTCAATTCCTTGACCTTTTCTCTCGCAGCCTTCCCCTTTTCTCCTCCCATCAACTCCCTCACACCTTCGCTGATCGCCTCCCTCCCTACAATGCCTTTGGGCTCCACCTTCCCAATACTCAACCCTGCACCCAACCCATCAACAGCAAACTTAGCATTAAAGAACTGGTCCGCTATCATGGGCCAGGCCAGAACCGGAACACCTTCCGATATGCTCTCCAGAACTGAATTCCATCCGCAGTGGCTCAAGAACCCGGCGGTCGAACCTTGTGCAAGAATATGTCGTTGATCGACCAATTCTCTCATTATCAAACCCCTACATTTCACCCTCTCCTCCAAACTATTAGGTGTGGACCAAGTCTTGGACCTGACGACCCATATGAAAGGATGACCCGATATCTCCAACCCAAAAGCAACCTCGTCCAGCTGGGCATCTGACAGATCAGCCTGGATCCCAAATGCCACGTAGATTACTGATTCCGGCATGGCATGT contains the following coding sequences:
- the LOC122647994 gene encoding UDP-glycosyltransferase 90A1-like; translated protein: MPESVIYVAFGIQADLSDAQLDEVAFGLEISGHPFIWVVRSKTWSTPNSLEERVKCRGLIMRELVDQRHILAQGSTAGFLSHCGWNSVLESISEGVPVLAWPMIADQFFNAKFAVDGLGAGLSIGKVEPKGIVGREAISEGVRELMGGEKGKAAREKVKELSRVARKAVQEDGSSYENLSRLLDQLGASSLTNGSVLH